A stretch of Limanda limanda chromosome 7, fLimLim1.1, whole genome shotgun sequence DNA encodes these proteins:
- the pa2g4b gene encoding proliferation-associated protein 2G4b codes for MSGDDDTQEQTIADDLVVTKYKMGAEIANQALKTVVTAATAGVSILSLCEKGDAFIMTETGKIFKKEKDMKKGIAFPTCTSVNNCVCHCSPLKSDSDVILKDGDLVKIDLGVHVDGFISNVAHSFVVGVTKDNPLTGKKADVLKAAHLCAEAALRLVKPGNQNSQVTDAWNKIAKSFKCSPIEGMLSHQLKQHVIDGEKTIIQNPTDQQRKDHEKAEFEVHEVYAVDVLISTGEGKAKDGGQRTTVYKRDPNKVYGLKMKTSRTFFSEMERRFDTMPFTLRAFEDEGKARLGVVECAKHELMQPFNVLHEKEGEFVAQFKFTVLLMANGPLRITNSLFEPDLYKSELEVEDAELKALLQSSASRKTQKKKKKKASKTVESATGQAMETEAAE; via the exons AGGCTCTTAAGACGGTAGTGACGGCAGCTACGGCTGGAGTCTCCATACTCAGCTTGTGTGAAAAGGGCGACGCCTTCATCATGACAGAGACTGGAAAAATCTTCAAGAAGGAGAAGGACATGAAGAAAG GTATCGCTTTTCCTACCTGTACGTCGGTGAACAACTGCGTATGCCATTGCTCTCCTCTGAAGAGCGACTCTGACGTCATTCTGAAGGACGGGGACCTTGTCAAGAT tGATCTGGGTGTGCATGTCGACGGCTTCATCTCAAATGTGGCACACAGCTTTGTTGTTGGAGTGACCAAG GACAACCCACTCACAGGAAAGAAGGCTGATGTCCTCAAAGCAGCTCACCTCTGTGCTGAGGCTGCCCTGCGTCTTGTCAAGCCAGGAAACCAG AACTCACAGGTCACAGACGCCTGGAACAAGATTGCAAAGTCATTCAAGTGCTCTCCTATTGAAG GCATGCTGTCCCATCAGCTCAAACAACACGTGATCGATGGGGAGAAAACCATCATCCAAAACCCAACGGACCAGCAAAG GAAGGACCATGAGAAGGCCGAGTTTGAGGTGCATGAGGTTTATGCAGTGGATGTGCTCATCAGCACTGGAGAGGGGAAG GCCAAGGATGGAGGCCAGAGGACCACCGTGTACAAACGAGACCCCAACAAGGTGTACGGCTTGAAGATGAAGACATCTAGGACGTTCTTCAGTGAGATGGAGAGACGCTTCGATACGATGCCTTTCACTCTGAG AGCATTTGAGGATGAAGGCAAGGCCAGACTGGGCGTGGTGGAGTGTGCCAAACATGAGCTGATGCAGCCATTCAATGTGCTGCATGAGAAAGAGG GTGAATTTGTTGCCCAGTTCAAGTTCACCGTGCTGCTCATGGCGAATGGACCTCTGCGAATCACCAACAGTCTCTTTGAGCCAGACCTCTACAAGTCTGAGCTCGAGGTGGAGGACGCGGAGCTGAAG GCTTTGCTTCAAAGTTCAGCCAGCCGCAAgacccagaagaagaagaagaagaag GCATCAAAGACCGTTGAGAGTGCGACAGGGCAGGCGATGGAGACCGAAGCTGCAGAATAG